From Bdellovibrio sp. KM01:
ACTGTCAATGAAGCGACTTATGGCGCACTGCTATCAGAGTCAATTGGTACGAAGAACAGCAGATTTTTTAACCCAACCCGTGATTGAGCCGGGATATGTGACTTGAACCCAGTCATTGTTTTCATTTTGAACAATAACTTCCATGCCACCATACAAATCCAAAAGAGCAACCTGATTGTCGCCCGGTGCAGATTGCAGGGACACTTTGTCATCCACAACTGTCGCGCGAATGATGGATTGGTCGTACATTTTTAAACCCAAAAGTGTGAGTGAAACCACGAAACCCAACGCTAAAAAAGTTCCAATCACTGGAAATCCTGGCAGAGCTTTTTCTTCTGCTAAAGCGCGGCGGCGCTGCCCCATAAATCCAATTAAAATCCATCCCGCCGCAAATAAGAAAAGTGCCGTCGTGATAAGATAAGCAATAATGGAAACAGGTGCTAAAAGTTTTGCGCGGACACTTTCATAAGTTTCGATTTGATGAGGGATTTCTTTGATTTCCATTTGTGTTAACGCAAACTTTAGTCCAGCTCGGGCTGATGTTAACTCGGGGTCACTATTGAGAGCTTTTCGAAATAGGCCAATCGCCAAGGGTTTTTTACCCAATTGAAACTGGGCTAAAGCCAAGTTTGTGAGTGTAGTTGCGTTATGAGGATCCTTTTCCAGGGCTTTGGCGAATGCGTCACGGGACTGCTCATACTCTTTCGCTGTGTAATGCTGAGTTCCTTGCTTAAAGAGCGCAGCAAAATCGGCGTCTTGAGTCCAAGCTAAAGTGGGCAAAACAAGAGTAAAAAAGAACACAATGAGTCGCGTTGTCATAGTCTCGAAGTTTAGCTGGGTGTCTTGTCTTAGTCCAGAGCGAAGAGTAAACTGGACGGGCATTTCAAATAACATGGGGATGAAGGATTTTATATCTCCGCGAAAGGTATTATGAGCTCTCTTGTAGGCCATCAGATTCAGCAATCCGAAAAAGTAAATTCTTTAATCAAAGATCTTGTCGGTGAAGTTACAAAATTAAATTCATCCCTTGAAGGCATTCGTGCCCCACAAGATGCAAATAAAGAAGCTGGAAAGCAAAAAATTGAACAAACTGGATTGTTGCGTGGTCGTCCATTGCATTACCAATACATGGGTTCAGGTGCAGGACGTGGTCCTTATGTGGAACTTGAAGACGGAAGCGTAAAACTGGATTTGATCAACGGCATCGGTATCCACTTGATGGGTCACGCACACCCTCGCGTGATGACAGCAGCGGTGCGTGGTTCTCTTGCAGACATTTTGAATCAAGGGAACTTGCAGCCGAACAATGAATATCGCTTGTTTACAGAGAAGCTGGTTCAAATCGCTTCTAAAAATTCACGTTTGAAGTATGCGTGGATTGCGACGTGCGGAACTATGGCGAATGAAAATGCGGTTAAAATTTCTCGTCAAAAAAATTCTCCAGCGCGTTTCATCATGTCATTCAAAGATGCATTCGCGGGTCGTTCAACGATGATGGCGGAAGTGACTGACAATCCGGCTTATAAACAGGGTTTGCCAGAATACCACGAAGTATTGCGCGTTCCGTTCTATGATAAGCGCGATCCAAAATCTGGCGAGAAAGCTTTGGCAGCAATGAAAGAACACGTGGCAAAACACGAAGGCAACATTTGTGCATTCGGTTTTGAGCCGATGTTGGGAGAGGGCGGTTACCAAGCGGCTCCTCGTGAATTCTTCGTGCCACTTTTGGAATACTGTAAGTCTAAAAATATCGCAGTATGGGCGGACGAAGTTCAA
This genomic window contains:
- a CDS encoding SH3-like domain-containing protein; translation: MTTRLIVFFFTLVLPTLAWTQDADFAALFKQGTQHYTAKEYEQSRDAFAKALEKDPHNATTLTNLALAQFQLGKKPLAIGLFRKALNSDPELTSARAGLKFALTQMEIKEIPHQIETYESVRAKLLAPVSIIAYLITTALFLFAAGWILIGFMGQRRRALAEEKALPGFPVIGTFLALGFVVSLTLLGLKMYDQSIIRATVVDDKVSLQSAPGDNQVALLDLYGGMEVIVQNENNDWVQVTYPGSITGWVKKSAVLRTN
- a CDS encoding aminotransferase class III-fold pyridoxal phosphate-dependent enzyme, which codes for MSSLVGHQIQQSEKVNSLIKDLVGEVTKLNSSLEGIRAPQDANKEAGKQKIEQTGLLRGRPLHYQYMGSGAGRGPYVELEDGSVKLDLINGIGIHLMGHAHPRVMTAAVRGSLADILNQGNLQPNNEYRLFTEKLVQIASKNSRLKYAWIATCGTMANENAVKISRQKNSPARFIMSFKDAFAGRSTMMAEVTDNPAYKQGLPEYHEVLRVPFYDKRDPKSGEKALAAMKEHVAKHEGNICAFGFEPMLGEGGYQAAPREFFVPLLEYCKSKNIAVWADEVQTFTRTGEYFAFETLGLGQYIDICTIAKTAQIGATLYTEEYNPKPGLIAGTFSGASPCLAAGVEMLNMLSEGFLGPQGRIQQIHKRFIDGINKMNDTTCKGIATDAGGMGLMVAFTPHDGKKDNVNAFLNKLYANGVIAFPCGKDPVRARFLIPAIIQDQDIDIALKVIEKTLLEGV